ATTCACTTTGTAAGTTTTAGCCTTTTTTTATTTGCGTTTCTGATTGTTTGGTTGCTGTGTATGCTAGGCACCTTGTTCTTCATTAGGTGAACTACACATTTGCATGTACATAATAGGTTTTAGTTTGGAGGATTTAAGGATGAAAGGAAACTCCAGATTGTATTAAAATCACACTCAGCTCAGCTAAATTAGTATTTGTTTTCATGTTCATGTTGAGGTCTGTTGCATTAGTCATTCTCACCCTCTATTTAATTTGCCTGCACTTTCTTTAGCCGCACTAAACTCTTCCTCTCATTTTGAGCCCAATTTGTTGTACCTTTAATTTTGCTAGAAGCTAATTTCATCACCTTTCACGCCAACATGCAGTATGTGCCATCTGTTTCTTGtggttattttttataaacttcaGTATGGATTTTCATAGTGCATTTGTTTACTTTGTTTCTGATATATGGTACAGTAAATATAAATAGCATTTGATCATGGTGCAAATTGGTATAGATTTTGTTGTTAATTCTGTTATTGGCTAAGATTTTCCTGCTTAATTTTTGAGCTGTGTTTCGTTTTAGTCTTTTTCTTTGGGTGTAAGTACTGGTGTTTGATGACAAAATGTAATGCTAGATTTTCTTGACATGAGAATTTTTATTGAGCAGAAATGAATTATTGATAGGCTTAACACGCCGTTTGTATTAATAGAAAACCCTATGTGAAtatagttttccacatttttctGTATTTGGtagtatcttaaaaaaaaaaaaagggtcaatggaaaactatttCTTAACTTCCCTTAATTAGCTTGCcgtgagatagagttgttttctgctaaaattttttgaaaaacagttATATCTCACGCGAAGTTAAATAAGAGAAGTTAACAAATAGTTTTTCGACTCATTTTAAGGTTACtaccaaatataggaaaatgagatagttttctaggaaatgctttttgaaaaatggttaattttccagaaaatattaaagtcaaaacaaacagagcgaaGTGTCAGAAAAAAAGGCAGCAATAGGAaatgttgtgttatttattttttggcactttattttcttttgagattTGATTTTAGTTATACATCAAGCAGTCCTTATTTGATAAATCTAATgatggtttttattttcatttttaattgcagattttggtcattttttgtgACCCAAGTATGGTAAAAGTTAATTCGATCCGTCTCATTACAAGTCAGATTGCCAACAAGGAGACTTTAAGTGGGTTGATATTAATAGTGCAAAACCATATAACAAACCAAGCTTTAAAAGCTGTGGATATTCTTCCATTTAAAGTTGAAATATTCCAGGTTAGTTATCCCTTTGCCTTTTAATATGCCATCTATTGTCTTGATCTACTTATCCTTTTTCTATGGTCTGGTTTCAGAAAACTTAGGTTTTTCATGGGTCATATGCACTGTTGTTGTGTGTACACACTTAAAATCTGGTGCTTTCTTTTTCACTAAATGAGTGTAtatgatataaaaatttaatgtaaaattttatttttttgaccaCGTAGAAAAAGTTGTCTCCACATTGTGCCTTCAACAATCTAGAAAGATACTTTGTCTAGAACAAAATCTTCTATTCTTCAAAGTAACATAGAGTTCCTAAACTACTGTTGGGCACCTCAGTTATGGATGTTTAAGGCACATATAGATCCctgtctttttattattatttaagacTGAAAAAGACTGCATTATGTGGCTTTGCGTGCATGAAGTTCTTTTGAATATTCTCACTTTTATTAAACTTGTTTACTAATCCTTGAGTCTGAAGTTAATAATCTAATATTTCCAAAAGCTTGAGTTGATGGGAAAtgttaaatttaatcatttatgaTCTCATTTGCCAACATTTTCACCATGGGTTTGTATTTTGTCAGATCACTGACATGCTGGTTAACATTACAAAGCATGTGTTAAAGCCAAAGCATCGCGTTCTGACTGACCAAGAGAAACAAAGGCTCTTAAAAAAGTACAACATAGATGAAAAGCAGGTcagttctttattttattttatttttggataataaAATCTAGAAAAGCACTTAtcagtaaaattaaaataaaatctagaaaaGCTACAGGGGAGATATCTCAGGAAACAGAGCTTGTTTGATTTCTTTGGTAAATCTGGCAGTGGATTATTgctttgtgtgtgtttataatgaaattattttttacgtCAAATGTGCTAATAGGAGCATATGTGCATCTGATGTACCTGTATTGATACTTTGATTTCTGGAATAGTCGTGCAAATATTTaatgcttcttcaagactactcaattcaactaactcttgatCCTAAGCCCCGTGTAAATGGGGTTTCCTTTTGGAAGGAAGTGGATTAATTTTCATcatccaaatttttttccacAATAAATGGATTGTATGGTGTGCCTAAAAAATGTTGTGATTCTTTGGTGGATAGGCAGGGGAAAATAAGAGGAAGACTTAAGAATTGTGGCTATCGTAGGTGTATTGCTTTATCTTAGTTTAAGaaattgttatatttatttgtgtgtgtatatatatatattaattgtggacttgtttggaaatttttagaattatgaGATGGTATATTATGAAATATGCTAAAGCAAGAACAACAATTTAGCATATGATAAATCTGAACTGCAATTTACATTTCTCATGCTATAAGGGTTTGTGTTACAAAAAGGTACATAGTAAAGGTACTTAGCTGTAGTCATTTGATTGACATTAGGACATAAATTTTAGTGACCTCATATGGTCTCAATGGTGCTATGCAGAAATTTCATATTTCCTGTCAAtgttctttgtttgtttgtgaaGGAAGAACATTTTTACTATTACCAAACTTTCAGATCTGAAAGATCTATCTTGGTTCAGGATTTTGCCCCAAATATATGGCATTCTCAATGCTTCTACCCTTTCAAGTAAAATATACAGTATGTTACTTCTCGGGGTGACCATGTATATCACAAATCTCCTGAAGTGCTTTTAAATAATGTAAAGAGTTATTTCTATTGTATCATTCTAGCTATATTTTGTTGGAAATGTgattcaaatttcatatttccCTCCACAACAATTGCTGAAAACCTTATTGGGGTATTTCCATCTTAAGATACTCTTTTTATAGAATTTATGCTTTTGAATTGTGGAATGAAGTAACTGCTACAACTGCTATATAGCGGTATGTTGGCTTGGCTGGGTGCACTACAGGATTTTATCGTCTAAGAGTGGGGTATTGCCATCTTGATCTGCTCTTTGTACTAGCTACAAACCATAAGCATAGCACAACTGAAGGGTGAATATTCATTCTAATCCCCAATAAATAAAACGTTTTCCTCTTTGAAGCAGGAAGCTAAGAAATTGATTCAATTTCCATTCTTTGGGCTACAAGAGTTTGAAAACTTCCATTATGTGAGGAACTCAAATAATTGGGTGCGCTGGTATTGCATTTAGATTTGAGGatttaaaatcaaggaaatcaTTTAACCATATTAGTATAAATTGCTTCATCAAAATTCTAACGACAAACATATGATGGATTTAGGTTACTAAGGTTTGCCTTGATTGTATTATGAATCTGAACTAACATCTCACACCTGATCATTTCAAACTCATATCAGTAAGGCATAATTCTATCCatgataaaatcaatttaagaaTCTTAGAGTTTTCTTACTCAAATGAAACCatttaaacagaaactaaaattcaaacattCTGTTATAATAGTTTACTAAAAGGCCTGACCccccaaagagagagagagagagagaagacataTAAGGAATGTTACTTCTACTATTTTATAATGCTTTCTCATCACGTAAAGTTGGTTCATGGTTAAGTTGTTTCTGTTTTAGCTTCTTAGTTTGGGGATGGAATTGATAATCCTTGAGCTTTCTTTTGTCTGACAAGATAGAAATGGAACAGTTTCTTCTTAATGCTGATTTTGTTTCTTCTGATGgtaattgataataaaataaggCAATGAACTTATGCCTTTAGGTTGTGAATGTCGTTTGTTGGCCAACTCAAAGTTGACATAGGTATTATTAATATAGCCAGCATGTAATATGTTGTCTGCAGTGTCTTGATAGAGGAAAACTGCTCTATGTAGCCAATAGATTATGCCAAAAACTTACCACTTCCCATTTAAGGCATATGAATTATGATTATGTGTTGATTTATTTAAATTGCTCAAAGTCAGTGTTATATTTCACTTTGGTTTTCTTTCCTCAACTTCCTCGAATGTTGCAAAAAGATGCAATTGCAAGATACTTTGCCCTTGAGAAAGGGCAGGTGGTGAAGGTTACCTATGGTGGTGAAATCACCCAGTCGCATGTTACTTACCGATGTGTCTGGTGATGCTGATGCCTTCATTATGCAGTTTTCTTATGTATCTTCCTCTTTAAGTTCTCTCGTATCATCTGATGTATGCTTTATGAAAGCTTCAGGTCACACTACCTATGATGCTTGGTAGTGATGTGTGCTTTATGAAACAGTTTGGGTTACTATGATCCTTTGTAATTTATTAACAGTCTTATTTTCATGTCAATTTGGATCTCTTAATATGGTTTACTGCTTTACAAAGATTTTGCATCCCCAGTCCTAGCTAAAACGCAAGGCATagcaaattgaagaaaaataccATATATATTGAAGTTGTTAGAAGGTctgttaaatgattaaattcattattttctaacCATTCCAAAATCAACCATTTATGATTTTGGAATGGCAAAATGCACCCATTGGTCTAAAGATAACTGTGAACATATTaagcttttttgttttcttttatattataattcaGTTGTTAAATTGGGCATAATGATCCATGTTTATTCCCAAATGGCAGGACCCATTCTGTTCTCTATTCTCAGTTCAGCTAATGAAAAGATTTAGCAGAAATTTGTAATGTGAAGCTTTTTGAGATAatacaaaacttagatacaattttttaagtgttttattttacgtttttttaattaaatttaatcatataGTTGTAATGGCCATTGAGtcatataattgaatttaacTGTCTATGAGCAAAAATAACGTCTAATACTGTcatatggttgaatttaattggtgaaaaaattaatgcttaaaaaaactatatctaagttttgtcccATGAAATAATTAATGCTTAAgaaattatatttaagttttgtccctttattattattttttttttctttgggtttgtaGCTTAATTGGCACATTTCCATGTACAAAATGTTTAGGGATCTAGGGTTAAAGGGGTTTAAGATGTGGGGTTAGTAGCATATtttaattatctaaaaaaaaaagtaatatggTGTGTTATAAGGTGCATTTGTAGCAAGGAATCTATACGAAGGAAAATACTattgaagattaaaaaaaaaaaaaaaatggcttcaGCTAGTACAAAGTCCAAACTAGAGTAATTTTTTGAGCTTCATAGTTCATATCCCAACTGAACATGGCATATGACCTGATTTAGGTGATGGTCTCTCTCGAACAAGTTTTTGAATTTAAGGAATCATCAAACTTGGCTTGTGCATTCATGAGTTGTGTATATGTCATTATCAAAACGAAAAGATTTCTGAGATACTTTTCTTACAAAAGAATCTATCCATAATGATGTAGAATACTTATATCAAGAGATATATGCAACGTATGCATATTTTGCAATAGATGCTGCCACATGATCTCGTTTGGTAACGTGATTTCACATAGAAAACTAAGGGActgtttggatgaaaaaaaaaatgctcactCATCACTGAAATATtatcactcattactcatcactcaatAACTCTTCACTTATCATTGAAAAAACCTCAATTTCCTAAGGTAGCATGTTTGGCACTTGTTTCCAACTTCTGATaactcaaaattattattttttgtgggacccactaCCTGAACACCTTGTTAGGCTCATGGTAAGCATATCCGCGTAACACACTAGCCCAAAgccatttcatttattttaccCTTTCAACCCTATTATTCTCCCAAAACCCTCGACGAACCTAGCAAAGGAAATCCACCATCACCCAACGTTGATCTCCACGTCACTCAGAGTTGCCTATCTCGTGCCCATTGTCACCCAGTGTCGCAAGATCTCCTCTAACATGTAGCAGCAGCACCGATCTCATCCATCGTGACCCAGCGGAACTGATCTCTTCCAACGTTTAGATTTCTAATTGGTTTGACTTGATATGTTTAGATTTCTAAGTTTTATTTTACTAGGTTTCGTTAGTTTCTATTTGGTGCTAAATCTGGGTTTTCTGGGACctgaaacattaaaaaatggCCTGAGCTTGGGGCGGCGTCATGAAGAACAGTCTAAGCttttgttaggattagtgcccttaaatcctattgtatgatgttatgtatgatattaagtataacattatgtatgacttaatattgtaattgataaagttgttttattattatctaaaataatggtaacatgaatatttgaacattatcatgtagtccatgagatgcatagtatgtgatttatgtgaaaagtcatagaagatataaatcacaagttctttgtaaacttagaattatagttcgtagtcggtggtGAAATt
The DNA window shown above is from Quercus lobata isolate SW786 chromosome 7, ValleyOak3.0 Primary Assembly, whole genome shotgun sequence and carries:
- the LOC115954227 gene encoding DNA-directed RNA polymerase V subunit 5A-like isoform X2; this encodes MNGDQEILGPCMSSYVDQESTESHRYYLARRTVLEMIKDRGYSVPTSEIELSLQDFRAIHGQTPDIERLRLSATHRTDPLKRILVIFCDPSMVKVNSIRLITSQIANKETLSGLILIVQNHITNQALKAVDILPFKVEIFQITDMLVNITKHVLKPKHRVLTDQEKQRLLKKYNIDEKQV
- the LOC115954227 gene encoding DNA-directed RNA polymerase V subunit 5A-like isoform X1, which produces MNGDQEILGPCMSSYVDQESTESHRYYLARRTVLEMIKDRGYSVPTSEIELSLQDFRAIHGQTPDIERLRLSATHRTDPLKRILVIFCDPSMVKVNSIRLITSQIANKETLSGLILIVQNHITNQALKAVDILPFKVEIFQITDMLVNITKHVLKPKHRVLTDQEKQRLLKKYNIDEKQLPRMLQKDAIARYFALEKGQVVKVTYGGEITQSHVTYRCVW